The Edaphobacter sp. 12200R-103 genome contains a region encoding:
- a CDS encoding FG-GAP-like repeat-containing protein, whose translation MQNKLRTTPDSNFVKIFRAPALLQLAMAGAFALGAAATLQAQTPSFAPDGTFKGSSLQGWDKVGDAKWTASNGEITAAGEGLLVFNKPSQDTAVYLQFRCEAECAGGIFLRLEKKSTGMQGVMLSLEQQPTAYQVTLDNSGKVVEKTKLRIAGGQIRFAPPAPPPGTPARTFRRPELPPMPGGVAAPLEHPERGLRKDGWNEVEVLLDADILRAFFNDGGDAVSTATEGMNGFGPFALYSGGSTIHFRAIAYKDIAMKTWPKEQVGSGFRMQRVNEFYYGWSAAAADFNHDGKLDIVSGPFIYFGPDYTTSREIYPAQVVNASTNYSEEDWVQHAADFTGDGWPDVLTTSHSGGGKIGAVLYVNPKGESRRWEKYTVVVPIASEETVLADVDGDGKQELVYMGDGYMCYAKPDPAHPTEKWIVHQVSEHGPWPAHGIGAGDVNGDGRMDIVGTYGWWEQPAQNGPETKWTYHPAPFGKWGRTSAGGSKIGVYDVNGDGLPDVVTTMQAHGWGIDWFEQKRSASGEITFVPHVVMGRTPEESAGGVVFTEPHASTIADVDGDGVPDFIAGKRYWSHLDDFYDPDPYGAPVLYVYRTVRDKSAPGGARFVPELVHNFSGGGSDVLARDLNGDGAMDLITSTRSGTYIFWGVKKPGKGGSK comes from the coding sequence ATGCAAAATAAATTGCGAACAACGCCTGATTCGAATTTTGTAAAGATCTTCCGCGCCCCTGCTCTTCTGCAGCTGGCAATGGCGGGGGCGTTTGCTCTCGGTGCTGCTGCTACCCTGCAGGCGCAAACGCCAAGTTTCGCGCCAGATGGCACGTTTAAGGGATCTTCCCTCCAAGGTTGGGACAAGGTTGGAGACGCCAAATGGACGGCCTCCAACGGCGAGATCACGGCGGCGGGAGAGGGCCTGCTGGTCTTCAACAAGCCATCTCAGGACACGGCAGTCTATCTTCAGTTTCGCTGCGAAGCGGAGTGCGCAGGCGGAATTTTTCTACGTCTCGAAAAAAAATCGACCGGAATGCAGGGAGTGATGCTCTCGCTGGAGCAGCAGCCCACCGCCTATCAGGTAACCCTGGATAATTCCGGCAAGGTCGTCGAGAAGACGAAGCTGCGCATTGCGGGTGGTCAGATTCGCTTCGCCCCGCCTGCTCCTCCTCCGGGCACGCCTGCAAGAACCTTCCGCCGCCCCGAGCTCCCCCCAATGCCGGGAGGAGTTGCTGCTCCTCTTGAGCACCCCGAGCGCGGCCTCCGCAAGGATGGCTGGAACGAAGTGGAAGTTCTGCTGGATGCAGACATTCTGCGCGCCTTCTTCAACGACGGTGGAGATGCGGTGAGTACCGCCACGGAGGGCATGAATGGTTTTGGCCCATTTGCCCTTTATTCGGGAGGCTCAACCATTCATTTCCGCGCCATCGCCTACAAAGACATCGCGATGAAGACCTGGCCGAAGGAGCAGGTCGGCTCCGGTTTCCGAATGCAGCGCGTGAACGAGTTTTACTACGGCTGGTCTGCGGCAGCGGCGGACTTCAATCACGATGGCAAGCTGGATATCGTCTCCGGACCGTTTATCTACTTCGGTCCTGACTATACGACCTCGCGCGAGATCTACCCTGCGCAGGTCGTCAATGCCTCTACGAACTATTCGGAGGAGGACTGGGTTCAGCATGCCGCCGACTTTACAGGCGACGGCTGGCCGGATGTGCTAACCACGAGCCATTCAGGCGGGGGCAAAATTGGCGCGGTTTTATACGTTAACCCCAAAGGAGAGTCGCGCCGCTGGGAGAAGTACACGGTCGTCGTCCCCATCGCAAGCGAAGAGACCGTCCTGGCCGATGTGGATGGAGATGGCAAGCAGGAGCTTGTCTATATGGGCGACGGCTACATGTGCTATGCCAAGCCTGACCCTGCCCATCCCACGGAAAAGTGGATCGTCCACCAGGTAAGTGAGCATGGCCCGTGGCCCGCGCATGGCATTGGCGCCGGCGACGTCAATGGCGATGGCCGTATGGATATCGTGGGGACCTACGGATGGTGGGAGCAGCCCGCGCAGAACGGTCCCGAAACGAAATGGACTTATCACCCGGCACCGTTTGGCAAGTGGGGCCGGACCTCGGCCGGCGGATCGAAGATCGGCGTCTACGACGTCAATGGCGACGGCCTGCCGGATGTGGTCACCACCATGCAGGCGCACGGCTGGGGGATCGACTGGTTCGAACAGAAGAGAAGCGCCTCCGGAGAGATCACCTTCGTTCCTCACGTTGTGATGGGGCGCACGCCTGAGGAGAGTGCAGGAGGTGTAGTGTTCACGGAGCCGCACGCGTCCACCATTGCTGACGTCGATGGCGACGGAGTGCCTGACTTTATCGCTGGCAAGCGGTACTGGTCTCATCTGGACGACTTCTACGATCCGGATCCCTATGGAGCCCCCGTTCTCTATGTGTACCGCACAGTGCGAGACAAGTCGGCTCCTGGAGGTGCGCGCTTTGTTCCTGAGCTGGTCCACAACTTTTCCGGCGGTGGATCCGATGTACTGGCTCGTGACCTCAACGGCGACGGCGCGATGGATCTCATCACGTCGACGCGCAGCGGTACCTACATCTTCTGGGGTGTCAAAAAACCCGGAAAAGGCGGTTCAAAGTGA
- a CDS encoding SMP-30/gluconolactonase/LRE family protein: MLRTIATIPAVILLGMMPLSMDNGQSPVKSPAERSAVFPAHIERLDPAADRILPKNAVWHRVATGFTWVEGPVWTHSGSLMFADIASNSIRKVSADGSVTLWLQPSGYRGTEPYGGKEPGTNGMTLDSRGRLTVAGHAARNIMRFESMDPHGQVTILADSYNGKKLNSPNDLVYAHDGSLYFTDPPYGLRTQSDNDPHKELKINGVYRLPNAVDQKPGSAPDRAALQLLISDLPRPNGIAFSPDGKWLYVSNSDPKKWMRYPVKSDGTVGEGSIFLDASADKRTGAPDGLKLDTEGNLYAGGPGGVWIISPAGKHLATILTDKATANVAWGGPDGSTLYTTTTDSIYSIRLNAKGIRP; this comes from the coding sequence ATGCTGCGAACGATCGCAACCATACCAGCCGTTATTCTTCTTGGGATGATGCCCTTGAGCATGGATAACGGCCAATCGCCTGTCAAAAGCCCGGCAGAACGCTCTGCCGTATTCCCCGCTCATATAGAACGACTCGACCCTGCTGCGGACCGTATCCTTCCGAAGAACGCGGTTTGGCATCGGGTTGCCACCGGGTTCACCTGGGTAGAAGGACCTGTCTGGACTCACTCCGGCTCCCTGATGTTCGCCGACATCGCAAGCAACAGTATTCGCAAGGTTAGCGCTGACGGAAGTGTCACCCTATGGCTGCAGCCAAGCGGATATCGCGGCACGGAGCCATATGGAGGAAAAGAGCCGGGAACCAACGGAATGACCCTTGATTCTCGCGGCAGATTGACTGTAGCCGGCCACGCGGCACGAAATATCATGCGTTTTGAATCGATGGACCCCCACGGCCAGGTGACGATTCTGGCCGATTCGTACAACGGCAAGAAGCTCAACAGTCCAAACGACCTGGTCTACGCCCACGACGGTTCGCTCTACTTCACCGATCCGCCCTACGGCCTGAGGACACAGAGCGACAATGATCCTCATAAAGAGCTGAAGATCAATGGTGTCTATCGCCTTCCCAATGCGGTAGACCAGAAGCCCGGCTCAGCTCCGGATCGCGCGGCCCTGCAACTTCTGATCAGCGATCTTCCGCGTCCCAATGGAATTGCCTTCTCTCCAGACGGCAAATGGCTCTATGTCAGCAACTCTGACCCGAAGAAGTGGATGCGCTATCCGGTGAAGAGTGATGGCACGGTAGGAGAAGGGAGTATCTTCCTTGATGCCTCTGCCGATAAGCGAACTGGTGCTCCAGATGGGTTGAAGCTCGATACAGAGGGCAACCTCTATGCCGGCGGCCCCGGGGGCGTATGGATCATCTCACCCGCGGGCAAGCACCTGGCGACCATTCTGACCGATAAGGCAACTGCGAACGTTGCCTGGGGCGGTCCAGACGGCTCTACGCTGTACACGACGACGACAGACTCCATCTACAGTATCCGCCTCAACGCGAAGGGCATTCGCCCCTGA